A stretch of Henckelia pumila isolate YLH828 chromosome 4, ASM3356847v2, whole genome shotgun sequence DNA encodes these proteins:
- the LOC140863053 gene encoding uncharacterized protein, giving the protein MTLMAVFHHAPFARAIQLRALTIACSSSASTVALPSRVLLGMPEQELQQLALQFGQEGYRGKQLHHLLYKNKVKEIQEFSNLPLAFRNELEEAGWAVGRSPVYKEVTAADGTVKLLIKLEDNRLVETVGIPVKEDKGSPRLTACVSSQVGCPLRCNFCATGKGGFSRNLKRHEIVGQVLAIEDVFKRRVTNVVFMGMGEPMLNMKEVLEAHRCLNKDIQIGQRMITISTVGVPNTIKKLASHKLQSTLALSLHAPNQKLREKIVPSAKSYPLEAIMKDCKDYFLETGRRVSFEYTLLAGVNDAVEHAEELAKLLHEWGSGYHVNLIPFNPIEGSEYQRPYKKSVLAFSATLESRKVTVSVRQTRGLDASAACGQLRNEFQKIPLLAGAEAEQSQLEMTVAS; this is encoded by the exons ATGACGCTCATGGCCGTATTTCACCACGCGCCATTTGCGCGTGCTATACAATTGCGGGCGCTAACCATCGCTTGTAGCAGCAGCGCCTCTACGGTGGCGCTACCGTCTCGAGTGCTCCTCGGCATGCCCGAACAAGAACTCCAGCAGCTCGCTCTTCAATTTGGTCAG GAAGGGTATAGAGGCAAACAATTGCATCATTTGTTGTACAAGAATAAGGTTAAGGAAATTCAGGAGTTCAGTAATT TGCCACTGGCTTTCAGGAATGAGCTTGAAGAAGCGGGGTGGGCTGTGGGACGGTCACCAGTTTATAAGGAGGTGACCGCCGCTGATGGTACAGTAAAG CTACTAATAAAACTGGAGGATAACAGGCTGGTAGAAACGGTAGGAATTCCTGTTAAAGAGGACAAAGGTTCGCCTCGACTGACTGCATGTGTCTCATCACAA GTGGGATGTCCCTTGCGATGTAACTTTTGTGCCACTGGCAAGGGAGGTTTCTCTAGGAACCTTAAAAGGCATGAAATTGTTGGGCAG GTTTTGGCAATTGAAGATGTCTTTAAGCGTAGAGTTACAAATGTTGTGTTTATGGGAATGGGTGAGCCAATGTTGAACATGAAAGAAGTTCTTGAAGCACACCGTTGCCTGAACAAG GATATTCAAATTGGGCAAAGGATGATTACCATTTCAACTGTCGGAGTTCCAAACACTATAAAAAAACTGGCTTCCCACAAACTTCAGTCTACTCTGGCTCTCAG CTTGCATGCCCCAAATCAGAAACTTAGGGAAAAAATTGTGCCAAGCGCAAAATCTTATCCTTTGGAAGCAATCATGAAGGACTGCAAAGACTATTTCCTTGAAACCGGTCGACGAGTATCCTTTGAGTACACACTTTTAG CTGGAGTCAATGACGCTGTTGAACATGCAGAAGAATTGGCTAAGCTTCTTCATGAATGGGGTAGTGGTTATCATGTGAACCTGATACCCTTTAATCCGATAGAAGGCTCTGAGTATCAGCGCCCCTATAAAAAATCA GTTCTTGCCTTTTCAGCTACTCTGGAGTCTCGTAAAGTAACCGTTAGTGTACGCCAAACTCGAGGATTAGATGCAAGTGCAGCCTGCGGCCAGCTGAGGAATGAGTTTCAGAAGATCCCTTTGCTTGCAGGTGCCGAGGCCGAGCAATCTCAATTAGAAATGACAGTTGCTTCATGA